In Electrophorus electricus isolate fEleEle1 chromosome 1, fEleEle1.pri, whole genome shotgun sequence, a single window of DNA contains:
- the LOC113573216 gene encoding lipid droplet assembly factor 1-A produces MMDDMNCEPMIAELLNTKFGKYLSDHPFFALVLLVFGVIASVPIGLFLVFAVVTFVAVTVFFVFVEIFLLTAGGATLLCVLCCIAVVTFSVSCILSALYIITSHVLNNCFLLRVYEQTVSTEDMETKKEQKPVW; encoded by the exons ATGATGGACGACATGAATTGTGAGCCTATG ATTGCAGAACTCTTGAATACTAAATTTGGAAAGTATCTCAGTGACCACCCCTTCTTTGCACTAGTGCTGCTTGTTTTTGGTGTGATCGCTTCAGTACCTATTGGACTTTTCCTGGTGTTTGCTGTTGTTACATTCGTTGCTGTTACAGTATTCTTCGTCTTTGTTGAAA TCTTCCTGCTGACTGCAGGAGGGGCCACcttgctgtgtgttctctgctgcATTGCTGTGGTTACCTTCTCGGTCTCCTGCATCCTGAGTGCCTTGTACATCATTACCTCACATGTACTCAACAACTGTTTCTTGCTTAG AGTGTATGAGCAGACAGTGTCTACTGAGGACATGGAgacaaaaaaagagcaaaaacctGTGTGGTAA